In the Staphylococcus condimenti genome, one interval contains:
- the rsmI gene encoding 16S rRNA (cytidine(1402)-2'-O)-methyltransferase gives MTGTLYLVGTPIGNLSDITYRAVDTLKYVDLIACEDTRVTKKLCNHYEIHAPLKSYHEHNKEQQTEPLVNTLLDGQNVALVSDAGLPLISDPGYELVVSARAADISVVPIPGPNAGLTALMASGLPSYIYTFLGFLPRKSKEKMAVLEKRMFEDSTLIVYESPYRIADTLKAIETVDVTRSVTLGRELTKKFEQIQTASVSELAAAVEKGEVPLKGEFVVLIEGAERVAKTEWFEELDIPEHVEHYIRQDMKPKKAIKQVAEDRNMKTGEVYDIYHQIR, from the coding sequence ATGACGGGAACACTTTATTTAGTTGGAACACCAATTGGAAATTTATCAGATATTACTTATCGTGCTGTCGATACTCTAAAGTATGTAGATTTAATTGCGTGTGAAGATACACGTGTGACAAAGAAATTATGTAATCATTATGAAATTCATGCACCGCTAAAATCTTATCATGAACATAATAAGGAACAACAGACTGAGCCGCTAGTGAATACCTTATTAGATGGGCAAAATGTTGCTTTAGTTTCAGATGCGGGTTTGCCTTTAATTAGTGACCCTGGATATGAATTAGTTGTAAGTGCACGTGCTGCAGATATTTCAGTGGTGCCTATACCAGGACCGAATGCTGGATTGACGGCTTTGATGGCGAGTGGCCTGCCTTCTTATATTTATACTTTTTTGGGCTTTCTTCCAAGAAAAAGCAAAGAAAAGATGGCAGTTCTGGAAAAGAGGATGTTTGAAGATTCTACATTAATCGTGTATGAATCACCTTATCGCATCGCAGACACATTAAAAGCGATTGAAACGGTAGATGTGACACGTTCTGTAACTTTAGGTCGTGAGTTAACGAAAAAATTTGAGCAGATTCAAACAGCTTCAGTTTCAGAATTAGCAGCAGCTGTAGAAAAAGGTGAGGTACCTTTGAAAGGTGAATTTGTGGTTTTAATTGAAGGTGCTGAAAGGGTTGCTAAAACAGAGTGGTTTGAGGAATTAGATATTCCCGAACATGTTGAGCATTATATACGCCAAGATATGAAACCGAAAAAAGCGATTAAGCAAGTAGCAGAAGATCGCAATATGAAAACTGGAGAAGTTTATGATATATACCATCAAATCAGATAG
- the lip gene encoding YSIRK-targeted triacylglycerol lipase, with amino-acid sequence MKRNNLSRNRYAIRKYTVGTASALVASVAFLTVSHSADAAEQNGENNVEATSKAQVQTANSFQPATSLQNTSQTPESDNLNQSPSQNVLQSNHQPSKSLTSQQPTSLEMQNITKESTQNETSVKAPKSNAASEEQTQNSVPGPKAPEKDSISPSATEKTTEQQTEQPAPEVQVAPGVLTPAQGQIAEKGIEIEDTATKKPQPIEPAQNDKKREEPITEKATKQQKEQPAPEVQVAPEVLTPAQGQIAEKGTEVEDTATKKPQPIEPSHKTESIEPSIIEEPVTKQAETIQPAEKNADESSQSKAASESTSSEKAIPTTDAEVSTDSSKNTSTESSTENEAVAGSQNVSKDIPEKSAHVTTTSAPGNPLEKPQPQKNQQPQSVTPANTTSSQRISPQTDGQSTTKEAKAAQEQAINKYPVIFVHGFMGFVGDIKPDLYPNYWGGDKYHVVDGLREKGYQAYEASVGAFSSNYDRAVELYYYIKGGTVDYGAAHAAKYGHARYGRTYKGVFKDWQPGQKVHLVGHSMGGQTIRLMEHFLRFGNQEEIDYQRTHGGTISPLFEGGQDNMISSITTLGTPHNGSAAADRVGNQQAFKDIVYALGRMGGGKLANIDFGFEKWGFKQGANESYIDYMKRVAESALWKADDNAMYDLTSQGSEALNKNTPLNPNITYTTYTGLASHEGVTGNYVPDIGQFFLFDTTSRIIGSEPDKTLRPNDGIVSVVSSLYPTGQAFTDFTDGLKKGIWQVTPVMQGWDHLDFVGLDALDFKHTGIELQQFYAGLINNMMKVEEAEV; translated from the coding sequence ATGAAGAGAAATAATTTATCAAGAAACAGGTATGCAATTCGTAAATACACAGTGGGTACTGCTTCAGCACTTGTAGCATCAGTGGCTTTCTTAACAGTGAGTCATAGCGCAGATGCTGCAGAACAAAATGGAGAAAACAATGTGGAAGCAACATCTAAAGCACAAGTACAAACAGCAAACAGCTTCCAACCTGCAACATCTTTACAAAATACTTCACAGACACCAGAAAGTGATAACCTAAATCAATCACCTTCGCAAAATGTATTACAATCTAATCATCAACCTTCAAAATCATTAACTTCTCAACAACCAACATCTTTAGAAATGCAAAATATAACAAAGGAAAGCACACAAAACGAAACATCTGTAAAAGCACCAAAATCAAATGCGGCATCAGAGGAACAAACACAAAACTCAGTTCCTGGGCCAAAAGCGCCGGAGAAAGATTCTATTTCACCTTCAGCAACTGAAAAAACGACAGAACAACAAACAGAACAACCAGCACCGGAAGTTCAAGTAGCTCCTGGCGTTTTGACACCAGCTCAAGGCCAAATTGCTGAAAAGGGAATAGAGATTGAAGATACAGCAACAAAAAAACCGCAACCGATAGAACCGGCACAAAATGATAAAAAGCGAGAAGAGCCAATAACTGAAAAAGCGACGAAACAACAAAAAGAACAGCCGGCACCAGAGGTTCAAGTAGCTCCTGAAGTTTTGACACCAGCTCAAGGCCAAATTGCTGAAAAAGGAACTGAGGTTGAAGATACAGCAACGAAAAAACCGCAACCGATAGAACCAAGTCATAAAACGGAAAGTATTGAACCCTCTATTATAGAGGAACCAGTTACAAAGCAAGCCGAAACTATTCAACCGGCAGAAAAAAATGCTGATGAATCATCACAATCGAAAGCAGCATCTGAAAGCACTTCATCTGAAAAAGCAATTCCAACAACGGATGCAGAGGTTTCAACTGACTCATCTAAGAACACTTCAACAGAATCCTCGACTGAAAATGAAGCTGTTGCTGGATCACAAAATGTGTCAAAAGATATTCCAGAAAAAAGCGCCCATGTAACTACAACTTCTGCACCGGGAAATCCTTTAGAAAAACCGCAACCACAAAAGAATCAACAACCTCAATCAGTTACACCAGCTAATACAACTTCATCACAGCGTATATCACCACAAACGGATGGCCAATCTACTACAAAAGAAGCGAAAGCAGCTCAAGAACAGGCGATTAATAAATATCCTGTGATTTTTGTACATGGTTTTATGGGATTTGTAGGTGATATCAAACCTGATTTATATCCTAATTATTGGGGTGGAGATAAATACCATGTTGTAGATGGATTAAGAGAGAAAGGTTATCAAGCATATGAAGCAAGTGTTGGTGCTTTTAGCAGTAACTATGATCGTGCGGTAGAGCTTTATTATTATATTAAAGGCGGTACGGTAGATTATGGTGCAGCACATGCAGCAAAATATGGGCATGCACGTTATGGACGGACTTATAAAGGTGTTTTTAAAGATTGGCAGCCTGGTCAAAAAGTACATTTAGTTGGACATAGTATGGGTGGTCAGACGATTCGCTTAATGGAACACTTTTTACGTTTTGGTAATCAAGAAGAAATTGATTATCAACGTACGCATGGTGGTACAATTTCACCTTTATTTGAAGGTGGACAAGATAATATGATTTCGTCTATTACAACATTAGGTACACCGCATAATGGTTCGGCAGCAGCTGATCGTGTGGGTAATCAACAAGCTTTCAAAGATATTGTATACGCTTTAGGTCGTATGGGTGGTGGTAAACTTGCAAATATCGACTTCGGTTTTGAAAAATGGGGATTTAAGCAAGGTGCGAATGAATCTTATATTGATTATATGAAACGTGTCGCAGAAAGCGCGTTATGGAAAGCAGATGATAATGCGATGTATGATTTGACTTCACAAGGTTCTGAAGCATTGAATAAAAATACTCCATTGAATCCTAATATCACTTATACTACTTATACTGGATTAGCGAGCCATGAAGGTGTTACAGGTAATTATGTACCTGATATCGGACAATTCTTCTTGTTTGATACAACGAGTCGTATTATTGGCAGTGAGCCGGATAAGACGTTGCGTCCAAATGATGGTATTGTCTCTGTTGTGTCTTCACTTTATCCGACAGGACAAGCGTTTACAGACTTTACTGATGGTTTGAAAAAAGGTATCTGGCAAGTGACGCCTGTTATGCAAGGTTGGGACCATTTGGATTTTGTAGGTTTAGACGCTTTAGATTTTAAACATACAGGTATTGAACTGCAGCAGTTTTATGCTGGGTTGATTAATAATATGATGAAAGTGGAAGAAGCGGAAGTTTAA